Within Deinococcus actinosclerus, the genomic segment TGACGAGTGACGTGCAGAGTGAGGCCCTGGCGCAGGCGTGCGCGGCGTACGACGCGGTGAAAGCCAAGGGGTTGAAGCTGAACATGCAGCGCGGCCAGCCTGCCGACGCGGACTTCGACCTCAGTAACGGCCTGCTGACCGCGCTGGGTGAAACGGACACGCACCTGGACGGCCTGGACCTGCGCAACTACCCCGGGGGCGTGGCGGGCCTGCCGTCCGCGCGGGCGATGTTCGGCGCGTACCTGGACCTGAAGCCCGAGAACGTGATCGTGTGGAACAACGCCAGCCTGGAACTCCAGGGCTACGTGCTGACGTTCGCGCTGCTGCACGGCCCGCGTGGCGGGCAGCCCTGGGCGGGGCAAAACCCGAAGATGATCGTCACGACGCCCGGGTACGACCGGCACTTCCTGCTGCTACAGACGCTGGGCTTCGAACTGCTGACCGTGGACATGCAGCCCGACGGCCCGGACGTGGAGGCCATCGAGCGACTGGCCGCGGCGGACGCGAGCGTGAAGGGTGTGCTGTTCGTCCCCACGTACTCGAACCCCAGCGGTGAGACGATCAGCGCCGGGAAGGCCCGCCGGCTGGCCGGCGTGAAGGCGGCCGCGCCGGACTTCACGATCTTCGCGGACGACGCGTACCGCGCCCATCACCTCTCCCCCGACGCCGCCGAGCAGGATCAGCCGGTGAACCTCGTGACGCTGTCGCGGGACGCCGGGTACCCGGACCGGACGTTCGTGTTCGCCAGCACCAGCAAGATCACCTTCGCGGGCGCCGGGCTGGGCTTCGTGGGCAGCAGCGAGGACAACATCCGGTGGCTGTCGACGTTCCTGAATGCGCAGAGCATCGGCCCGAACAAGGTCGAGCAGGCGCGTCACGTGAAGTTCCTCCAGGCGTACCCTGGTGGGCTGGAGGGCCTGATGAAGGATCACGCGGCGCTGATCGCCCCGAAATTCCGCGCGGTGGACGAGGTGCTGCGCGCGGAACTGGGGGACGGCGGCGAGTTCGCCACCTGGGGCAGTCCGCGCGGCGGGTACTTCATCAGCCTGGACACGGCCGCGCCGGTCGCCTCGCGCGTGGTGCAGCTCGCCGACGAGGCCGGCGTGAGCCTCACCCCGGCGGGCGCCACCTACCCCGGCGGGCGGGACCCGCACGACCGCAACATCCGCCTCGCCCCGACCCGCCCGCCGGTCGAGGAGGTCTACGAGGCGATGCGCGCCGTGGCGACCTGCGTCCGGCTGGCCACCGAGGAGTACCGCGCGGCCCAGCGCTGAGGCCGGGCCGCGCTGACGCCGACCACCGCTGAGGCCGGGTGCAGCGTCACCGGCCGCCCCCCTGACCGGCCGCCCAGCTTGACTTCATGAGGGCCCGCCCCGACCATGGAGGCAATGCCGAACCGTTACGCAGGTTCACCGGAAGACCGCGCCGCGCTGGACGCCTACGTGAAGTTGTGGCGCGCCGCGCACGCGGTCGAGGTGAACGCCAACCGTCATCTTTCCGACTACAACCTCACCATCAGCCAGTTCGGCGTGCTCGAAGCCGTCTATCACCTGGGCCCCCTCAGCCAGCGGCAGCTGGCCGACAAGATCCTGCGCTCCAGCGGAAACCTCACCATGGTGATCGACAACCTGGAGCGTGACGGCCTCGTCCGGCGCGACCGGGACGAACTGGACCGCCGCATCATGCGGGTCTCCCTGACGGAACCGGGCCGCGCACTTATCGGGCGCGTGCTGCCCCGGCACGTCACCGGCATCCGTGAGGTCTTCAGCGTGATGACCCCGGACGAGCTGGCCCAGCTGAGCGCCCTGACGCGCAAGCTGGGGCTGGCGCTCGGCGACCACCCGGCGAACGCCGCCTCCGACACCGAACCCCGCCGGACACGGCGGGCCCGGCCCACCCTCGACTGATCCGGCCTGTCCGCCGGCCAGCGCCGCGCCTCCTCACTGGAAGGGGCGCGGCGTTCTGGTGGCTGGCGCGTCAGCCGGGGGCAGGCAGTGGCGCAGCGGGACGGAACAGGCCACCGGGCACGCCTAACTCACCTGGGTCCGCCGCAGATCGGCCAGGTGCACGTCGTTGCGGCCCTGCTCCTTGACGTGGTACATCGCCAGATCGGCGCGCTGCACCACCTCCACCGGATCCTCCGCCGGACTGGCCGTGGCCACGCCGAAGCAGGCGGTGACGCCGTTGACCGTTCCGTAGCGGTGGTGGCGCAGGTCGGCCCGCAGGCGGTCGAGCAGGGGCCG encodes:
- a CDS encoding aminopeptidase, with protein sequence MTSDVQSEALAQACAAYDAVKAKGLKLNMQRGQPADADFDLSNGLLTALGETDTHLDGLDLRNYPGGVAGLPSARAMFGAYLDLKPENVIVWNNASLELQGYVLTFALLHGPRGGQPWAGQNPKMIVTTPGYDRHFLLLQTLGFELLTVDMQPDGPDVEAIERLAAADASVKGVLFVPTYSNPSGETISAGKARRLAGVKAAAPDFTIFADDAYRAHHLSPDAAEQDQPVNLVTLSRDAGYPDRTFVFASTSKITFAGAGLGFVGSSEDNIRWLSTFLNAQSIGPNKVEQARHVKFLQAYPGGLEGLMKDHAALIAPKFRAVDEVLRAELGDGGEFATWGSPRGGYFISLDTAAPVASRVVQLADEAGVSLTPAGATYPGGRDPHDRNIRLAPTRPPVEEVYEAMRAVATCVRLATEEYRAAQR
- a CDS encoding MarR family winged helix-turn-helix transcriptional regulator yields the protein MPNRYAGSPEDRAALDAYVKLWRAAHAVEVNANRHLSDYNLTISQFGVLEAVYHLGPLSQRQLADKILRSSGNLTMVIDNLERDGLVRRDRDELDRRIMRVSLTEPGRALIGRVLPRHVTGIREVFSVMTPDELAQLSALTRKLGLALGDHPANAASDTEPRRTRRARPTLD